In a single window of the Niabella ginsenosidivorans genome:
- a CDS encoding helix-turn-helix transcriptional regulator: protein MATQKRRFNRIKIVLIEKEKSNIWLAEQVGVSKAAVSKWCTNDNQPTVETLFKIAEVLDVEVCELLVTGKK from the coding sequence ATGGCCACACAAAAGAGACGTTTCAACCGAATAAAGATTGTCCTTATTGAAAAGGAAAAATCAAACATCTGGCTTGCAGAACAGGTAGGTGTTAGTAAAGCTGCTGTTTCTAAATGGTGCACCAATGATAATCAGCCTACAGTTGAAACCTTATTTAAGATTGCAGAAGTACTGGATGTGGAGGTTTGTGAGTTGCTGGTGACGGGGAAGAAATGA
- a CDS encoding SGNH/GDSL hydrolase family protein: MKSVLLITCTILFTMGSLNAQDKNADWANFGRFDSANQAVKQLPAGDRQVVFMGNSITEGWYRQDKDFFTGNKYINRGISGQTTSQMLIRFRRDVIELGPKVVVILAGTNDIAGNTGFISLENILGNLISMCELAKAHHISPVLCSVLPAFDYPWSPGKQPNIKIPQLNGLIKEYALKNHIAYVDYFSAMTDGNNGLPKRLSGDGVHPNADGNKIMEQTLKPVIDQILKK; encoded by the coding sequence ATGAAAAGTGTTCTATTAATCACCTGCACTATTTTGTTTACGATGGGCAGCCTCAATGCGCAGGACAAAAACGCTGACTGGGCCAATTTCGGCAGGTTTGATTCAGCCAACCAGGCCGTAAAGCAATTACCGGCAGGCGACCGGCAGGTGGTGTTCATGGGCAATTCCATTACGGAGGGATGGTACCGCCAGGATAAAGATTTTTTTACCGGTAACAAATACATTAACCGGGGCATCAGCGGCCAGACCACTTCACAAATGCTGATCCGCTTCCGCAGGGATGTTATAGAGCTGGGCCCCAAAGTGGTGGTTATCCTTGCCGGTACCAACGATATTGCAGGCAATACCGGGTTTATATCCCTGGAAAATATATTGGGCAACCTTATTTCTATGTGCGAGCTGGCCAAAGCCCACCACATCAGCCCTGTCCTCTGCTCTGTACTTCCGGCATTTGATTATCCCTGGAGCCCGGGGAAACAGCCCAATATAAAGATCCCGCAATTAAATGGCCTTATAAAGGAGTATGCTTTAAAGAACCATATTGCCTATGTAGATTATTTTTCTGCAATGACGGATGGCAATAACGGGCTGCCCAAACGGCTTTCCGGCGATGGGGTGCACCCCAATGCGGACGGCAATAAAATAATGGAGCAAACATTGAAACCGGTAATAGATCAGATCCTGAAGAAATAG
- a CDS encoding helix-turn-helix transcriptional regulator has translation MAMQKKRYNRIKIVLLENEKSNIWLAEELSVSRTTVSKWCTNDNQPTVETLFKIAEVLGVNVCELLVTGKKN, from the coding sequence ATGGCCATGCAAAAAAAACGCTATAACCGGATAAAAATAGTGCTGTTAGAAAATGAAAAGTCAAATATATGGCTTGCTGAAGAATTGAGCGTAAGCAGGACGACTGTTTCTAAATGGTGCACTAACGACAACCAACCTACGGTTGAAACATTATTTAAAATTGCGGAGGTGCTGGGGGTGAATGTGTGTGAGCTATTGGTGACGGGGAAGAAAAATTAA
- a CDS encoding ABC transporter permease encodes MNKVLLIIQREYLSRVRKKSFIITTLLFPLLYLGFIFGTSYISTKTGTKLKIAIVDSSGSFTQQRIDKVNKDYPNSTLTLVKENPADLGKTFESKGYDGYVVIPANTLVTKAPDNLVVKSKKTLGTVSDVQVKLNAVWNEIKYEQLGIDTSKQHLLNESTLNIKTENMEDQTTDGAVAYGIGFVAGFLIYFMLLIYGSQVMMGVMEEKTGRIAEIMVSSVKPFQLMIGKIIGIACVSITQFILWIVFVLFIYNLTKAGVSGMDNNSFSQAIGSIQGMFASVNLPLILSLFIFYFLGGFFFYASIYAAVGCAVNEDMREAQSLGFPITIIIMFAFFIMMAAAKDPGSPLAVWGSIIPFTAPLVMMGRVSYGIPGTVPYWQLALSMVLLIVSFLLVTWFAGKIYRTGILMYGKKPTWKEMFKWALRK; translated from the coding sequence ATGAATAAGGTCTTATTAATTATACAACGCGAATATTTAAGCAGGGTCCGCAAAAAAAGCTTTATTATTACAACACTGCTTTTTCCCCTGCTTTACCTGGGTTTCATTTTTGGCACTTCCTATATCAGTACCAAAACCGGCACAAAGTTAAAAATTGCCATAGTAGACTCCTCCGGAAGCTTTACGCAGCAGCGTATTGATAAAGTAAATAAGGACTATCCCAACAGTACCTTAACACTGGTAAAAGAAAACCCGGCGGATCTTGGCAAAACATTTGAATCCAAAGGCTATGATGGTTATGTGGTCATACCGGCCAACACCCTGGTTACAAAAGCGCCGGACAATCTCGTGGTAAAGTCAAAAAAAACGCTGGGCACTGTTTCAGACGTTCAGGTAAAGCTAAACGCAGTATGGAATGAAATAAAATATGAGCAGCTGGGCATTGACACCAGCAAACAGCACTTGCTCAATGAAAGCACGCTGAACATAAAAACGGAAAATATGGAAGACCAGACCACAGATGGTGCAGTGGCATACGGCATAGGCTTTGTGGCAGGTTTTTTAATCTATTTTATGTTGCTGATCTACGGGTCGCAGGTTATGATGGGGGTAATGGAAGAAAAGACCGGCCGCATTGCAGAGATTATGGTTTCATCAGTAAAACCGTTCCAGCTGATGATCGGGAAAATTATTGGTATTGCCTGTGTATCCATTACCCAGTTTATTTTATGGATCGTTTTTGTGCTCTTTATTTACAATCTTACCAAAGCCGGCGTTTCGGGAATGGACAATAATTCATTCTCACAGGCTATTGGCTCCATACAGGGCATGTTTGCCAGTGTTAACCTACCGTTGATCCTTTCCCTGTTCATTTTCTATTTTTTAGGGGGGTTCTTCTTTTATGCTTCTATTTATGCAGCTGTAGGCTGTGCGGTAAACGAGGATATGCGGGAAGCACAATCCCTGGGTTTTCCTATAACCATCATTATTATGTTTGCCTTTTTTATCATGATGGCTGCGGCCAAAGACCCCGGCAGCCCCTTAGCGGTCTGGGGAAGCATTATACCTTTTACAGCTCCGCTGGTTATGATGGGCAGGGTTTCCTATGGTATTCCGGGCACTGTACCTTACTGGCAGTTGGCGCTGAGCATGGTCTTGCTTATTGTTTCTTTTTTACTGGTAACCTGGTTTGCCGGCAAGATCTACCGCACAGGTATTTTAATGTATGGTAAAAAACCCACCTGGAAAGAAATGTTTAAATGGGCCTTACGGAAATGA
- a CDS encoding GNAT family N-acetyltransferase, whose protein sequence is MTTVPDKELTLRKATTADANHVWQLLQQAIEKRKQEGSDQWQDGYPNPTVIARDIEKGYSFVCADETGNIVACIALIFDGEPAYEALEGKWLTERPYAVIHRLAVSREKAIKGLGTRVMTAVEDLCRQQGIFSIKADTNFDNTGMLRVFEKLRYTYCGEVYFRGSARRAYEKKLDE, encoded by the coding sequence ATGACAACAGTACCAGATAAAGAGCTGACCCTGCGCAAGGCAACAACCGCGGATGCAAACCATGTGTGGCAGCTATTGCAGCAGGCCATTGAAAAAAGAAAACAGGAGGGTAGTGATCAATGGCAGGATGGGTACCCCAACCCCACCGTAATTGCCAGGGATATTGAAAAGGGGTATAGCTTTGTTTGTGCAGATGAAACAGGGAATATAGTGGCCTGCATCGCCCTCATTTTTGACGGGGAGCCCGCTTATGAAGCCCTGGAAGGTAAATGGCTTACGGAGCGGCCTTATGCGGTCATACACCGGCTGGCGGTAAGCCGGGAAAAGGCAATAAAAGGATTAGGCACCCGGGTGATGACGGCGGTGGAAGACCTGTGCCGGCAACAAGGCATTTTCAGCATTAAAGCAGATACCAATTTTGATAATACCGGCATGTTGCGGGTTTTTGAAAAGCTGAGGTATACCTATTGCGGGGAAGTGTACTTCCGCGGCAGCGCCCGCCGGGCTTATGAGAAAAAGCTGGATGAATAA
- a CDS encoding IS110 family RNA-guided transposase — protein sequence MSKVIEFEQQNPDAAAIDIGSKKIFVSTDGVTVKSYDTFTTGYRQCIEALLQQKIKRVCMEATGIYWIALHQMLEEAGMEVCLVNPKEVKQVKGRKTDVKDACWMQKMFSAGLVRQSYIPSGKLKELRMMIREREDLISMGSTYVNKMQKALELMNIKLTEVICQINGTSGIRMIEAILNGERNKEKLLSLCHVSIREKKAQQVINALEGHYNESWLFLLEQSLNLWKVHQQQLLLIDKHIEGLLCNLEHGKQFITSEHKAKPIRHHKPMITGLHQKLLNIYGADANCIPGITDYTLLKLLGEVGADMSRFPTAKHFVSWCGLCPGHNQSGLKSRKSKMNNHSNAGQTFREIAQALLNSKYVAIGAFIRKLKSRKNARIAIKAGARKIAEAFYNLLTKGTQYVEQGIAKYEQQLKQREQNYLQKLALKHGLKIIEIQ from the coding sequence ATGTCAAAGGTAATTGAGTTTGAGCAACAAAATCCAGATGCAGCAGCCATAGATATCGGCTCCAAAAAGATTTTCGTTTCCACTGACGGGGTTACGGTAAAAAGCTATGATACATTTACGACTGGCTATCGGCAATGCATTGAAGCGCTCCTGCAACAGAAAATAAAACGGGTTTGTATGGAAGCAACGGGTATTTACTGGATAGCCTTACACCAGATGCTGGAGGAAGCAGGCATGGAAGTCTGCCTTGTAAATCCTAAAGAAGTAAAACAGGTAAAGGGTAGAAAAACCGATGTAAAAGATGCGTGCTGGATGCAAAAAATGTTTAGTGCAGGCCTGGTACGGCAAAGCTATATACCCTCAGGAAAGTTAAAGGAGTTGCGCATGATGATCCGGGAGCGGGAAGATCTTATTAGTATGGGAAGTACCTATGTAAATAAGATGCAAAAAGCATTGGAGTTAATGAATATAAAACTCACAGAAGTGATTTGTCAGATAAATGGGACAAGCGGGATCCGGATGATCGAAGCCATCTTAAACGGAGAACGCAATAAAGAAAAGCTGCTGTCTCTGTGTCACGTAAGCATCCGTGAAAAGAAAGCACAGCAGGTAATCAATGCGCTGGAAGGCCATTATAATGAAAGCTGGTTGTTTCTATTAGAACAAAGCTTAAATCTTTGGAAGGTTCATCAGCAACAACTGTTGCTTATTGATAAACATATCGAAGGCTTGTTGTGTAATCTTGAGCATGGCAAACAGTTCATTACAAGTGAACACAAAGCCAAGCCAATACGGCATCACAAGCCCATGATAACCGGCCTGCATCAGAAATTACTAAATATTTATGGTGCAGATGCCAATTGTATTCCTGGTATCACCGATTATACACTGCTGAAATTGTTGGGAGAAGTGGGAGCAGACATGAGCCGATTCCCAACGGCAAAACATTTTGTAAGTTGGTGTGGCCTTTGTCCGGGCCATAACCAAAGTGGTTTAAAAAGCAGAAAATCGAAAATGAACAATCATTCTAATGCCGGTCAGACCTTCCGGGAAATAGCCCAGGCATTACTCAATAGTAAGTATGTGGCAATAGGAGCTTTTATCAGAAAACTTAAGAGCAGAAAGAATGCACGAATAGCGATCAAAGCAGGTGCCAGAAAAATAGCGGAAGCCTTTTATAACCTGCTAACAAAGGGAACGCAATACGTGGAACAGGGTATTGCAAAATATGAACAGCAATTAAAACAGCGTGAACAAAACTATTTACAAAAACTGGCTTTAAAACACGGATTAAAGATCATTGAAATACAATGA
- a CDS encoding type I restriction-modification system subunit M, which yields MWSNITELARTQHPDLLKTLDKGFRHIENESFESSFRGLFSEINLNSEKLGKTYEDKNDTLCKIITKIATGIADFSTDTDTLGDAYEYLIGKFAAGSGKKAGEFYTPQQISTILSRIVILDSQDPTTGPKSKLDKVLDFACGSGSLLLNVRTKLKEESGTIGKLYGQEKNITTYNLARMNMLLHGMKDTEFEIFHGDTLLNQWELLNEMNPAKKTEFDAIVANPPFSLRWEPNDTLAEDFRFKSYGLAPKSAADFSFLLHGFHFLKDDGTMAIILPHGVLFRGGAEERIRTKLLKDNHIDTVIGLPSNLFYSTGIPVCILVLKKCKKQDDVLFINASEQYKPGKRQNSLEPEHINNIVETYQFRPDHIERYARRVSMEEIEKNAYNLNISRYVSTSVDEVQIDLKAVNIKLAAINERIKSSTDKHNEFLKELGLPPI from the coding sequence TTGTGGAGCAATATTACAGAACTGGCTCGTACACAACACCCAGATTTATTAAAAACGCTGGACAAAGGTTTTCGTCATATAGAAAACGAATCGTTCGAAAGTTCTTTTAGAGGCTTATTTTCTGAAATCAACCTGAACTCTGAAAAACTTGGTAAAACGTATGAAGATAAGAATGATACACTTTGTAAGATAATCACTAAAATAGCTACAGGCATTGCCGATTTTTCTACAGATACCGATACGCTTGGCGATGCCTATGAATATTTGATTGGAAAATTTGCAGCAGGCTCCGGCAAAAAGGCCGGAGAATTTTATACGCCGCAGCAAATTTCAACCATTCTTTCCCGGATTGTTATTTTAGACTCCCAGGATCCTACAACAGGCCCTAAATCGAAACTGGATAAAGTGCTGGATTTTGCCTGTGGTTCGGGGTCTTTGCTGCTGAATGTAAGAACCAAATTAAAAGAAGAGAGCGGTACTATCGGTAAACTTTACGGGCAGGAAAAAAACATCACTACGTATAACCTTGCACGGATGAATATGCTGTTGCACGGCATGAAGGATACTGAGTTTGAGATATTCCACGGAGACACCTTGTTGAATCAATGGGAGCTGCTCAATGAAATGAATCCTGCAAAAAAAACGGAATTTGACGCCATTGTTGCCAATCCTCCTTTTAGCCTGCGTTGGGAACCCAATGATACTTTGGCCGAAGATTTTCGTTTCAAAAGTTATGGCTTAGCGCCAAAATCAGCTGCTGATTTTTCCTTTTTGCTACACGGGTTTCATTTTTTAAAAGATGATGGAACAATGGCCATCATACTGCCGCACGGCGTTTTATTCCGTGGTGGTGCAGAAGAACGTATCCGCACCAAATTGCTAAAAGATAATCATATTGATACGGTTATCGGGTTGCCTTCTAACCTGTTTTACTCTACAGGTATTCCCGTTTGTATTTTGGTGTTGAAAAAATGCAAAAAGCAAGATGATGTTTTATTCATCAATGCGTCGGAACAATATAAGCCTGGGAAACGGCAAAACTCTTTAGAACCGGAGCATATCAACAACATTGTAGAAACCTATCAGTTCCGGCCGGACCATATTGAAAGATACGCCCGGAGGGTTTCAATGGAAGAAATTGAAAAGAATGCTTACAATTTGAACATCTCAAGATATGTGAGCACCTCCGTTGATGAAGTGCAAATTGATCTGAAAGCCGTAAATATAAAATTAGCAGCCATTAATGAACGTATCAAAAGCAGTACGGATAAGCATAATGAATTTTTGAAAGAACTGGGCCTACCTCCTATTTAA
- a CDS encoding DUF2752 domain-containing protein produces MKLKGFITKYGEALTWTGALIVLFFMNADDSGFSLCPLKALGITWCPGCGIGHSIHYTLHLNFRAAWHAHILGIPATAVLIYQVIKTLPFTNKNNNYGPANDLKYNTGH; encoded by the coding sequence ATGAAATTAAAAGGGTTCATAACAAAATACGGCGAGGCGCTGACCTGGACAGGTGCATTGATCGTTTTGTTTTTTATGAATGCTGATGACAGCGGCTTTTCCCTGTGCCCCCTGAAGGCACTGGGCATTACCTGGTGCCCCGGCTGCGGCATCGGGCATTCGATCCACTATACATTGCACTTGAATTTCCGGGCCGCCTGGCACGCGCATATTTTAGGAATACCGGCCACCGCCGTGCTCATTTACCAGGTCATAAAAACATTACCTTTTACTAATAAAAACAATAACTATGGACCAGCAAACGATCTTAAATATAATACCGGACATTGA
- a CDS encoding TM2 domain-containing protein — MDQQTILNIIPDIEYDELVLVLNITRDMNEQQQQQFLFSYRHKRKSRNEMLLLTLLGFVGVAGVQRFVMGDIALGIIYFLTGGLCLVGTIIDLIKINSLTMSYNQRQAYETASLISAAYQNPQRF; from the coding sequence ATGGACCAGCAAACGATCTTAAATATAATACCGGACATTGAGTATGATGAATTGGTGCTTGTTTTAAACATTACCAGAGATATGAATGAGCAGCAGCAGCAACAGTTCCTGTTCAGCTACCGGCATAAGCGCAAAAGCCGTAATGAAATGTTACTATTGACGCTTTTAGGCTTTGTAGGCGTGGCAGGCGTTCAGCGCTTTGTAATGGGGGATATTGCCCTGGGCATTATCTATTTCCTTACTGGCGGCCTTTGCCTTGTAGGCACCATTATTGATCTTATTAAGATCAACTCCCTTACCATGAGCTATAACCAGCGGCAGGCTTACGAAACCGCTTCGCTGATCTCCGCTGCCTACCAGAACCCGCAGCGTTTTTAA
- a CDS encoding type I restriction-modification system subunit M N-terminal domain-containing protein: MTQKEQYKKLGDTLWDIANDLRGAMNADDFRDYMLSFLFLRYLSFNYEEAAKKELGKDYPKSPSKEKRADFIVPPPCNFGTGIIRKILRSLKGKCAKRCIMLFNQNTCGAILQNWLVHNTQIY; encoded by the coding sequence ATGACACAAAAAGAACAATATAAAAAGTTAGGTGATACACTTTGGGACATAGCCAATGATTTAAGAGGAGCCATGAATGCGGATGACTTCCGTGATTATATGCTTTCGTTTCTATTCCTTCGGTACCTGTCCTTTAATTACGAGGAAGCGGCAAAAAAAGAATTGGGAAAGGATTATCCTAAGAGCCCGTCCAAGGAAAAGAGGGCAGATTTTATTGTTCCGCCCCCCTGCAACTTTGGTACAGGAATAATAAGGAAGATATTGAGGAGTTTGAAGGGCAAATGCGCAAAAAGGTGCATTATGTTATTCAACCAAAATACTTGTGGAGCAATATTACAGAACTGGCTCGTACACAACACCCAGATTTATTAA
- a CDS encoding helix-turn-helix transcriptional regulator has protein sequence MAEKRILNRIKSVLADKDKTNLWLAEQLGKNKNTISKWCTNDQQPTLETLFDIAALLKVDVRELLVSTKK, from the coding sequence ATGGCAGAAAAACGAATACTTAACCGGATCAAAAGCGTACTGGCTGATAAGGATAAAACGAATTTGTGGCTTGCCGAACAATTGGGAAAAAATAAAAATACTATCTCAAAATGGTGCACCAACGATCAGCAGCCTACGCTGGAAACCTTGTTTGATATTGCTGCACTTTTGAAAGTGGATGTACGTGAGCTATTGGTAAGTACGAAAAAATAA
- a CDS encoding TonB-dependent receptor, with amino-acid sequence MRYLLLFLLIVYTISVAGQDVDSVKTIEEVTVQAFGQGEHLATAIVRKLDDAPLGNKNSLVNAFNTLPGVRMEERSPGSYRINIRGSSLRSPFGVRNVKVYWGGIPLTDPGGNTYFNQLAYNNFSSITVFKGPASSMYGAGTGGLVLIDPPSDAKAGIHVEYAGGSYNTHTILADGTWKKDGFASTMTYAHNESDGYREQTAMRRNNVSWSTNVKWKRQELTIALLFSDLYYQTPGALTLKEFEDDPREARPRAGGFPSAVDVNAAIWQKNITAGVTHKQRFNDNWSNATTLYATYVQVQNSAIRNFEKRSEPHFGGRTVFTYNKSWNNSALQWSTGTEGQQGYSTIRVADNKAGRPDTLRTDDDVNISTYSLFTQGIFSIKNNWVFTAGASVNGSRLVFTRVNDYPVTEQLFRYHNEVAPRFTVLKRFKAVELLATVSRGFSPPTVAEILPSTTIINKDLKAERGWNYELTARKTFPFNHSSLQFEATGFYFNINNALVQRRDSSGADYFTNAGATRQKGVELFGAYFCWLTGSAIMDYVNLSAGYTYNNFHYGSFISDEADYSEHRLPGVPQSALNCRLTLALKPGLYADADYYGAAAQFMNDANTAKQNAYHLLLAKLGYRKKLGKTALNVYAGADNLLNETYSLGNDINAAAGRYYNAAPKRNYFIGAAFEWQ; translated from the coding sequence GTGAGATACCTGTTGCTTTTTTTGCTGATTGTTTATACTATATCCGTAGCCGGTCAGGATGTTGATTCTGTTAAGACCATTGAGGAGGTAACGGTTCAGGCCTTTGGCCAGGGTGAGCATCTTGCTACGGCCATTGTCCGTAAACTGGACGATGCGCCTTTAGGCAATAAAAATTCTCTTGTAAATGCATTCAATACCCTTCCCGGTGTGCGCATGGAAGAACGGTCGCCCGGCAGTTACCGTATCAATATCAGGGGCAGCTCTCTTCGCTCCCCCTTTGGTGTGCGTAATGTAAAAGTTTACTGGGGAGGCATACCCCTTACGGACCCGGGTGGTAATACCTATTTCAACCAGCTGGCCTATAATAATTTTAGCAGCATTACCGTTTTTAAAGGTCCGGCCTCCAGCATGTATGGCGCGGGTACGGGGGGATTGGTGCTTATTGATCCTCCTTCAGATGCAAAAGCAGGTATCCATGTTGAGTATGCCGGTGGCAGTTATAACACCCATACGATCCTTGCAGACGGCACCTGGAAGAAAGATGGTTTTGCCAGCACGATGACCTATGCGCACAACGAATCTGATGGCTACAGGGAGCAAACGGCCATGCGGCGCAATAACGTTAGCTGGAGCACAAATGTGAAATGGAAGCGCCAGGAGCTGACCATAGCGCTGCTTTTTTCAGATCTGTACTACCAGACTCCGGGTGCCTTAACGCTGAAAGAGTTTGAAGACGATCCCCGGGAGGCCCGCCCCCGGGCCGGAGGCTTTCCTTCTGCCGTGGATGTGAATGCTGCCATCTGGCAAAAGAATATAACAGCAGGGGTTACCCACAAACAGCGGTTCAATGATAACTGGAGCAATGCTACCACGCTGTACGCAACCTATGTCCAGGTGCAGAACAGCGCAATAAGGAATTTTGAAAAGCGCAGTGAGCCACATTTTGGAGGCAGGACGGTGTTTACCTATAACAAGAGCTGGAATAACAGCGCACTGCAATGGAGCACCGGCACAGAAGGGCAGCAGGGTTACTCCACTATAAGGGTTGCGGATAATAAAGCCGGCCGGCCGGATACGTTACGCACGGATGATGATGTAAACATCAGCACTTACAGCCTGTTTACCCAGGGGATCTTTTCTATAAAAAATAATTGGGTGTTTACTGCCGGGGCAAGCGTTAACGGCAGCCGGCTGGTGTTTACAAGGGTAAATGATTACCCCGTTACAGAACAGCTATTCCGGTATCACAATGAAGTGGCCCCAAGGTTCACTGTTTTAAAACGATTCAAAGCTGTTGAGCTGCTGGCTACAGTATCCCGCGGGTTTTCGCCGCCCACAGTGGCAGAGATCCTTCCGTCTACCACTATTATTAATAAGGACCTGAAAGCCGAACGCGGCTGGAATTATGAGCTGACGGCAAGGAAAACTTTTCCGTTCAATCATTCAAGCCTTCAGTTTGAGGCAACCGGTTTTTATTTTAATATAAACAACGCCCTGGTGCAGCGCAGGGATAGCTCCGGTGCAGACTATTTTACCAATGCCGGCGCTACCCGGCAAAAAGGGGTTGAATTGTTTGGTGCCTATTTTTGTTGGCTGACAGGCAGTGCGATTATGGACTATGTAAATCTGTCAGCCGGATATACCTATAATAATTTTCATTACGGCTCTTTTATAAGCGATGAGGCCGACTATTCTGAGCACCGGTTGCCCGGCGTGCCGCAAAGCGCCCTAAACTGCCGGTTAACACTGGCGCTGAAACCCGGCCTGTATGCGGATGCGGATTATTACGGGGCGGCCGCCCAGTTTATGAATGATGCCAATACTGCAAAGCAAAATGCGTATCACTTATTGCTGGCAAAGCTGGGATACCGGAAAAAGCTGGGTAAAACGGCCCTGAATGTATATGCGGGAGCAGATAATTTGCTGAATGAAACGTACAGCCTGGGAAATGATATTAATGCGGCTGCCGGGCGTTATTACAACGCGGCACCCAAAAGAAATTATTTTATAGGCGCCGCATTTGAATGGCAATAG